From the genome of Drosophila melanogaster chromosome 2L, one region includes:
- the CG34126 gene encoding uncharacterized protein, isoform F has translation MVSLIKNQLLKHLSIYTKNLSSDKINLSTFRGEGELSNLELDERVLTELLELPSWLRLTSAWCNHVSFRISWTKLKSVPITLTLDEVRITIETCNPTTRDAGGGSGAGGAGSPTAAASAALPQVPQGKYSFIHKVVDGITIVVNTVNVNFVSAAFTASVQMSRIRVESKTPKWANADLRLTRLKDAQKGIILIFKELSWQTVRIEASSTQDKSLTPLRLLTNHARCRITIRKRLSDCSLLASRLVLILDDLLWVLTDSQLKAALHFVDSLSGLIKAATHATQKTKAARKMQTLPEYKAQVEQQQNRLSESAHTTNAQRMFNAFDVRETSYHFFSQRIDLHLCDDEGDGRSSYPDLDKGGALQVSVTAFQVDYYPYHLAKSDRSHWAKYKEASVAPALWLKESLNAFREAVLNLSQPNRPATHAPLERSTPASPIMLSASMLGSQHGAGSFSNGSSTPTAAGLAAGSGGSAGSGTASMNSQFSQAAQQRSTLENLAKLMSSCVILRIEDFTLYRVTTSGKKAMPKEFVSGDKDRYSFPAEMPIIHAEYTYFYYPGDFVFPLPPSKVFVHVNPIQVHFDLSSILWLNSFGLNLHESLLRTSVGSQSTLHPQQQLPRGSIASNGSNGTQMAAVNVEQEPNLMYMDVKVEAIMPRIVMEAALDAPSQKDRPKTMQIQVSRFALTNIREMGSSRADLAQALHSLQEGSLVFGSGFPSKEGDMCIVTDRILSHVAASDVSMMSPVSPTGQQLPRSASTQYLSRYVMWLEPRDVWCIKLDPVWVDFLGARSLGPNKSIPFVDAVPITLWLHSGSAQAQLDVGKSGTAGSMESMGMPPLPTLPPLQPCNPFLSDEDVRLAGVASGASPPAPAPDRTADVHAIAHISNLVSLQIDHYQLLFLLRLAEELNEMSTFLNLDAERILQKQNEQKSIIFGCVVPQIEVTLVMPSPTPGKESSGGDAESVVPDSASLGDDLHMNSGNITWPTPPPLDQLKSNTFGSVETPSPVTNEPPFDNGIHISNPNTHGYNVQIQSTPTMASSTASQGSRPDTGISTQSQSQTQSISSASKSAKSAAARSGATDTVPSLTKEINSGLLSMKKGFSSFMTSIDSAIKSGTPNDDASDTFSIQSDISSDSDNFANVLGDDKTMDCMDVMFRLNPFTTDNMKASPVEVASEVYEEQPSSYKTNMSSPSEPSEGSTWRRRDLVSMATFRLTTVELIRQQEGPKSSVRLQVAAVSCDECGAIPWDELQIARQANKTKFGARCKAWNLAPYNPEAPPCIRMRLEETLNMPKEIEGIIDRKRIQSWITHHAEIRVKDINMDLSMSTVIGLGDLAEDEVISPPMPLTVNLENVRINLLEDRPPVNITSPGPIPINLCIGRMRLERDQSGLLNIQPIDTNMSDAQHQALGSALFGAPRERDRELLSMQLVMQQMKLDNDQLRRQLVDSKVNTDNYRHKTKQEADVLRSYLKAAQDDISILLEEKKALLDTIRSLQLKHVKLKNTTNNNARIKGTTDLIEYESKE, from the exons ATGGTATCGCTGATAAAGAATCAACTACTCAAGCACTTGTCCAT CTACACGAAGAACCTATCTTCGGACAAAATTAATCTGAGCACCTTCCGCGGCGAGGGCGAGCTCTCGAATCTGGAGTTGGATGAACGGGTGCTCACCGAGCTGCTGGAGCTACCTAGCTGGCTGCGCCTCACATCCGCCTGGTGCAACCATGTCTCCTTCCGGATTAGTTGGACCAAGTTGAAGAGCGTCCCAATAACGCTG ACATTGGATGAAGTGCGCATCACCATCGAGACCTGCAATCCAACGACTCGCGATGCAGGCGGAGGATCTGGAGCCGGTGGAGCTGGATCTCCCACCGCTGCCGCCTCTGCTGCGCTGCCACAAGTACCACAGGGTAAATACAGCTTCATCCACAAGGTGGTCGACGGCATAACCATTGTGGTCAACACGGTGAATGTGAATTTCGTGAGCGCCGCCTTCACCGCCTCCGTTCAGATGTCGCGCATTCGCGTGGAATCCAAGACACCCAAGTGGGCGAATGCCGATCTGCGGCTGACGCGACTCAAGGATGCGCAAAAGGGCATCATACTGATATTCAAGGAGCTCTCCTGGCAGACGGTGCGCATCGAGGCCAGCTCGACGCAGGACAAGTCACTGACGCCCCTGCGCTTGCTCACCAATCACGCCAGGTGCCGCATCACGATCCGAAAACGGCTGTCCGACTGTTCGCTGCTCGCTTCCCGCCTGGTCCTCATCCTGGACGATCTGTTGTGGGTGCTCACTGACTCGCAGCTAAAAGCGGCTCTGCATTTTGTGGACTCCCTGTCCGGATTAATCAAGGCCGCCACCCATGCCACCCAGAAGACGAAGGCAGCTCGCAAAATGCAG ACACTGCCCGAGTACAAGGCCCaggtggagcagcagcagaatcgTCTTTCCGAATCCGCCCATACGACGAATGCGCAACGCATGTTCAACGCCTTCGATGTGCGCGAGACATCGTATCACTTCTTTAGCCAGCGTatcgatttgcatttgtgCGACGACGAGGGTGACGGGCGCTCCAGTTACCCCGACTTGGACAAAGGCGGCGCCCTACAGGTCTCGGTGACCGCCTTTCAGGTGGACTACTATCCCTATCACCTGGCCAAATCGGATCGCTCGCATTGGGCCAAATACAAGGAGGCTTCGGTGGCGCCGGCTCTCTGGCTAAAGGAGTCACTGAATGCCTTCCGTGAGGCCGTACTTAACTTGAGCCAGCCAAACCGACCGGCCACTCATGCGCCGTTGGAACGGAGCACTCCCGCCTCACCGATTATGCTCAGTGCCAGCATGCTGGGCTCGCAACATGGTGCCGGCAGCTTTTCCAATGGCAGCAGCACGCCGACAGCAGCAGGATTGGCGGCGGGATCGGGTGGATCGGCTGGTTCCGGAACCGCCTCTATGAACAGCCAGTTTTCGCAGGCAGCGCAGCAACGAAGCACTCTGGAGAACCTGGCCAAGCTGATGAGCTCTTGTGTGATCCTGCGCATCGAGGACTTCACCTTGTACCGCGTCACTACATCGGGAAAGAAGGCCATGCCCAAGGAATTTGTTTCGG GTGACAAGGATCGGTACTCGTTTCCCGCCGAGATGCCCATCATTCATGCGGAATATACTTACTTCTACTACCCCGGAGACTTTGTCTTCCCAT TGCCACCATCCAAGGTCTTTGTGCATGTGAATCCAATTCAGGTACATTTCGATCTTAGCTCAATACTATGGCTCAACTCCTTCGGCCTCAATCTGCACGAGAGCTTGCTGCGCACGAGCGTGGGATCCCAGAGCACTCTGCAtccgcaacagcagctgccACGCGGCTCGATTGCGTCCAATGGCTCCAATGGCACACAGATGGCCGCCGTCAATGTTGAGCAGGAGCCAAATCTGATGTACATGGATGTCAAGGTGGAAGCGATTATGCCGCGCATCGTCATGGAGGCGGCGTTGGATGCGCCCAGTCAAAAGGATCGGCCGAAGACAATGCAGATACAGGTGTCCCGGTTCGCGTTGACCAACATCCGGGAAATGGGCAGCTCAAGGGCGGATCTGGCCCAGGCCCTGCACTCCCTGCAGGAGGGATCGCTGGTGTTTGGCTCCGGTTTTCCCTCCAAGGAGGGCGATATGTGTATCGTAACGGATCGCATTCTGTCGCATGTGGCTGCCTCGGATGTTAGCATGATGTCACCCGTTTCGCCGACGGGTCAGCAACTGCCCCGTTCAGCCTCCACGCAGTACCTATCCCGTTATGTCATGTGGCTGGAGCCGCGGGATGTGTGGTGCATTAAGCTGGACCCAGTCTGGGTGGATTTCCTGGGCGCCCGCTCACTGGGCCCCAACAAATCCATTCCGTTCGTGGACGCGGTCCCAATCACACTGTGGCTGCACTCCGGCTCCGCCCAGGCACAACTGGATGTGGGAAAGAGCGGGACGGCGGGCAGTATGGAGAGCATGGGGATGCCCCCTTTGCCCACGCTGCCGCCACTCCAGCCGTGCAATCCCTTCCTGAGCGACGAGGATGTGCGTCTAGCTGGCGTCGCCTCGGGTGCCTCGCCTCCGGCTCCTGCTCCAGATCGCACGGCAGATGTGCATGCCATTGCACATATCTCTAACCTGGTCAGCCTGCAGATCGATCACTACCAGCTGCTCTTCCTGCTGCGCCTCGCTGAGGAATTGAACGAAATGTCTACCTTCCTGAACCTGGACGCCGAGCGCATATTGCAAAAG CAAAATGAACAAAAGTCGATAATATTTGGGTGCGTTGTGCCGCAGATCGAGGTGACGCTCGTGATGCCATCGCCAACACCTGGTAAGGAATCAAGTGGTGGTGATGCTGAAAGTGTCGTACCCGATTCAGCTAGTTTGGGTGATGATTTACACATGAATA GCGGCAACATCACCTGGCCAACACCACCGCCTTTGGACCAGCTAAAGAGCAATACTTTCGGCAGCGTGGAAACACCATCTCCGGTGACCAATGAACCGCCCTTCGACAATGGCATACACATTTCCAATCCTAACACGCATGG CTATAATGTTCAGATACAGAGTACACCCACGATGGCGTCTTCTACGGCCAGCCAAGGATCTCGTCCGGATACGGGTATATCCACGCAATCCCAGTCCCAAACGCAATCGATCTCGTCCGCCTCGAAGAGTGCCAAGAGTGCAGCTGCTCGATCGGGGGCAACTGACACCGTGCCCAGTCTCACCAAGGAGATCAACTCTGGTCTGCTGTCCATGAAGAAGGGCTTCTCCAGCTTCATGACTTCCATTGACTCGGCCATCAAGTCGGGCACGCCCAATGACGATGCCAGTGATACCTTCTCCATACAGAGCGACATTAGCTCCGATTCGGATAATTTTGCCAATGTTCTTGGCGATGACAAGACCATGGATTGCATGGATGTTATGTTCCGACTTAATCCCTTCACCACGGACAATATGAAGGCTTCTCCCGTGGAGGTGGCCAGTGAAGTGTATGAGGAGCAACCGAGTAGCTACAAAACAAACATGTCTTCCCCATCCGAGCCATCGGAAGGCAGCACCTGGCGGCGACGCGATCTGGTGTCCATGGCCACCTTCAG ATTGACCACCGTGGAGCTTATTCGTCAGCAGGAGGGCCCCAAATCTTCTGTTCGCTTGCAGGTGGCCGCCGTTTCCTGTGACGAATGTGGAGCCATTCCCTGGGATGAGTTGCAG ATCGCGCGTCAAGCAAACAAG ACGAAGTTCGGAGCACGCTGCAAGGCTTGGAATCTGGCGCCATATAATCCAGAGGCTCCACCGTGCATCCGGATGCGCTtggaggagactttgaatatGCCAAAGGAAATTGAGGGCATCATCGATCGCAAACGCATCCAGAG CTGGATCACTCACCACGCCGAGATTCGTGTGAAAGATATCAATATGGATCTGTCCATGAGCACCGTAATTGGACTGGGTGATCTGGCCGAGGATGAGGTCATTTCCCCGCCCATGCCACTGACC GTAAATCTGGAAAATGTGCGGATCAACTTGCTTGAGGACCGCCCACCCGTAAATATTACCTCACCGGGTCCCATCCCCATAAATCTGTGCATTGGTCGCATGCGTTTGGAGCGTGACCAGAGCGGATTGCTCAACATTCAGCCTATAG ATACCAACATGAGTGACGCACAGCATCAGGCGTTGGGCAGTGCCTTATTTGGAGCACCTCGTGAACGCGATCGGGAGCTGTTGTCCATGCAGCTGGTGATGCAGCAGATGAAGCTAGACAACGATCAACTGCGCCGCCAGCTTGTGGACTCCAAAGTGAACACGGATAATTATAG GCACAAGACCAAACAGGAGGCGGATGTGCTGCGATCGTATTTGAAAGCCGCCCAGGACGATATAAGCATATTGTTGGAGGAGAAGAAGGCTTTGCTGGACACCATCCGCTCCTTGCAG TTAAAACACGTTAAGCTTAAGAACACTACAAATAATAATGCAAGGATCAAAG GTACAACTGACCTCATCGAATATGAGTCGAAAGAGTGA
- the CG34126 gene encoding uncharacterized protein, isoform G — protein MVSLIKNQLLKHLSIYTKNLSSDKINLSTFRGEGELSNLELDERVLTELLELPSWLRLTSAWCNHVSFRISWTKLKSVPITLTLDEVRITIETCNPTTRDAGGGSGAGGAGSPTAAASAALPQVPQGKYSFIHKVVDGITIVVNTVNVNFVSAAFTASVQMSRIRVESKTPKWANADLRLTRLKDAQKGIILIFKELSWQTVRIEASSTQDKSLTPLRLLTNHARCRITIRKRLSDCSLLASRLVLILDDLLWVLTDSQLKAALHFVDSLSGLIKAATHATQKTKAARKMQTLPEYKAQVEQQQNRLSESAHTTNAQRMFNAFDVRETSYHFFSQRIDLHLCDDEGDGRSSYPDLDKGGALQVSVTAFQVDYYPYHLAKSDRSHWAKYKEASVAPALWLKESLNAFREAVLNLSQPNRPATHAPLERSTPASPIMLSASMLGSQHGAGSFSNGSSTPTAAGLAAGSGGSAGSGTASMNSQFSQAAQQRSTLENLAKLMSSCVILRIEDFTLYRVTTSGKKAMPKEFVSAQHKRKTKSSGDKDRYSFPAEMPIIHAEYTYFYYPGDFVFPLPPSKVFVHVNPIQVHFDLSSILWLNSFGLNLHESLLRTSVGSQSTLHPQQQLPRGSIASNGSNGTQMAAVNVEQEPNLMYMDVKVEAIMPRIVMEAALDAPSQKDRPKTMQIQVSRFALTNIREMGSSRADLAQALHSLQEGSLVFGSGFPSKEGDMCIVTDRILSHVAASDVSMMSPVSPTGQQLPRSASTQYLSRYVMWLEPRDVWCIKLDPVWVDFLGARSLGPNKSIPFVDAVPITLWLHSGSAQAQLDVGKSGTAGSMESMGMPPLPTLPPLQPCNPFLSDEDVRLAGVASGASPPAPAPDRTADVHAIAHISNLVSLQIDHYQLLFLLRLAEELNEMSTFLNLDAERILQKQNEQKSIIFGCVVPQIEVTLVMPSPTPGKESSGGDAESVVPDSASLGDDLHMNSGNITWPTPPPLDQLKSNTFGSVETPSPVTNEPPFDNGIHISNPNTHGYNVQIQSTPTMASSTASQGSRPDTGISTQSQSQTQSISSASKSAKSAAARSGATDTVPSLTKEINSGLLSMKKGFSSFMTSIDSAIKSGTPNDDASDTFSIQSDISSDSDNFANVLGDDKTMDCMDVMFRLNPFTTDNMKASPVEVASEVYEEQPSSYKTNMSSPSEPSEGSTWRRRDLVSMATFRLTTVELIRQQEGPKSSVRLQVAAVSCDECGAIPWDELQTKFGARCKAWNLAPYNPEAPPCIRMRLEETLNMPKEIEGIIDRKRIQSWITHHAEIRVKDINMDLSMSTVIGLGDLAEDEVISPPMPLTVNLENVRINLLEDRPPVNITSPGPIPINLCIGRMRLERDQSGLLNIQPIDTNMSDAQHQALGSALFGAPRERDRELLSMQLVMQQMKLDNDQLRRQLVDSKVNTDNYRHKTKQEADVLRSYLKAAQDDISILLEEKKALLDTIRSLQVQLTSSNMSRKSDGNR, from the exons ATGGTATCGCTGATAAAGAATCAACTACTCAAGCACTTGTCCAT CTACACGAAGAACCTATCTTCGGACAAAATTAATCTGAGCACCTTCCGCGGCGAGGGCGAGCTCTCGAATCTGGAGTTGGATGAACGGGTGCTCACCGAGCTGCTGGAGCTACCTAGCTGGCTGCGCCTCACATCCGCCTGGTGCAACCATGTCTCCTTCCGGATTAGTTGGACCAAGTTGAAGAGCGTCCCAATAACGCTG ACATTGGATGAAGTGCGCATCACCATCGAGACCTGCAATCCAACGACTCGCGATGCAGGCGGAGGATCTGGAGCCGGTGGAGCTGGATCTCCCACCGCTGCCGCCTCTGCTGCGCTGCCACAAGTACCACAGGGTAAATACAGCTTCATCCACAAGGTGGTCGACGGCATAACCATTGTGGTCAACACGGTGAATGTGAATTTCGTGAGCGCCGCCTTCACCGCCTCCGTTCAGATGTCGCGCATTCGCGTGGAATCCAAGACACCCAAGTGGGCGAATGCCGATCTGCGGCTGACGCGACTCAAGGATGCGCAAAAGGGCATCATACTGATATTCAAGGAGCTCTCCTGGCAGACGGTGCGCATCGAGGCCAGCTCGACGCAGGACAAGTCACTGACGCCCCTGCGCTTGCTCACCAATCACGCCAGGTGCCGCATCACGATCCGAAAACGGCTGTCCGACTGTTCGCTGCTCGCTTCCCGCCTGGTCCTCATCCTGGACGATCTGTTGTGGGTGCTCACTGACTCGCAGCTAAAAGCGGCTCTGCATTTTGTGGACTCCCTGTCCGGATTAATCAAGGCCGCCACCCATGCCACCCAGAAGACGAAGGCAGCTCGCAAAATGCAG ACACTGCCCGAGTACAAGGCCCaggtggagcagcagcagaatcgTCTTTCCGAATCCGCCCATACGACGAATGCGCAACGCATGTTCAACGCCTTCGATGTGCGCGAGACATCGTATCACTTCTTTAGCCAGCGTatcgatttgcatttgtgCGACGACGAGGGTGACGGGCGCTCCAGTTACCCCGACTTGGACAAAGGCGGCGCCCTACAGGTCTCGGTGACCGCCTTTCAGGTGGACTACTATCCCTATCACCTGGCCAAATCGGATCGCTCGCATTGGGCCAAATACAAGGAGGCTTCGGTGGCGCCGGCTCTCTGGCTAAAGGAGTCACTGAATGCCTTCCGTGAGGCCGTACTTAACTTGAGCCAGCCAAACCGACCGGCCACTCATGCGCCGTTGGAACGGAGCACTCCCGCCTCACCGATTATGCTCAGTGCCAGCATGCTGGGCTCGCAACATGGTGCCGGCAGCTTTTCCAATGGCAGCAGCACGCCGACAGCAGCAGGATTGGCGGCGGGATCGGGTGGATCGGCTGGTTCCGGAACCGCCTCTATGAACAGCCAGTTTTCGCAGGCAGCGCAGCAACGAAGCACTCTGGAGAACCTGGCCAAGCTGATGAGCTCTTGTGTGATCCTGCGCATCGAGGACTTCACCTTGTACCGCGTCACTACATCGGGAAAGAAGGCCATGCCCAAGGAATTTGTTTCGG CGCAACATAAAAGGAAGACCAAATCCTCAG GTGACAAGGATCGGTACTCGTTTCCCGCCGAGATGCCCATCATTCATGCGGAATATACTTACTTCTACTACCCCGGAGACTTTGTCTTCCCAT TGCCACCATCCAAGGTCTTTGTGCATGTGAATCCAATTCAGGTACATTTCGATCTTAGCTCAATACTATGGCTCAACTCCTTCGGCCTCAATCTGCACGAGAGCTTGCTGCGCACGAGCGTGGGATCCCAGAGCACTCTGCAtccgcaacagcagctgccACGCGGCTCGATTGCGTCCAATGGCTCCAATGGCACACAGATGGCCGCCGTCAATGTTGAGCAGGAGCCAAATCTGATGTACATGGATGTCAAGGTGGAAGCGATTATGCCGCGCATCGTCATGGAGGCGGCGTTGGATGCGCCCAGTCAAAAGGATCGGCCGAAGACAATGCAGATACAGGTGTCCCGGTTCGCGTTGACCAACATCCGGGAAATGGGCAGCTCAAGGGCGGATCTGGCCCAGGCCCTGCACTCCCTGCAGGAGGGATCGCTGGTGTTTGGCTCCGGTTTTCCCTCCAAGGAGGGCGATATGTGTATCGTAACGGATCGCATTCTGTCGCATGTGGCTGCCTCGGATGTTAGCATGATGTCACCCGTTTCGCCGACGGGTCAGCAACTGCCCCGTTCAGCCTCCACGCAGTACCTATCCCGTTATGTCATGTGGCTGGAGCCGCGGGATGTGTGGTGCATTAAGCTGGACCCAGTCTGGGTGGATTTCCTGGGCGCCCGCTCACTGGGCCCCAACAAATCCATTCCGTTCGTGGACGCGGTCCCAATCACACTGTGGCTGCACTCCGGCTCCGCCCAGGCACAACTGGATGTGGGAAAGAGCGGGACGGCGGGCAGTATGGAGAGCATGGGGATGCCCCCTTTGCCCACGCTGCCGCCACTCCAGCCGTGCAATCCCTTCCTGAGCGACGAGGATGTGCGTCTAGCTGGCGTCGCCTCGGGTGCCTCGCCTCCGGCTCCTGCTCCAGATCGCACGGCAGATGTGCATGCCATTGCACATATCTCTAACCTGGTCAGCCTGCAGATCGATCACTACCAGCTGCTCTTCCTGCTGCGCCTCGCTGAGGAATTGAACGAAATGTCTACCTTCCTGAACCTGGACGCCGAGCGCATATTGCAAAAG CAAAATGAACAAAAGTCGATAATATTTGGGTGCGTTGTGCCGCAGATCGAGGTGACGCTCGTGATGCCATCGCCAACACCTGGTAAGGAATCAAGTGGTGGTGATGCTGAAAGTGTCGTACCCGATTCAGCTAGTTTGGGTGATGATTTACACATGAATA GCGGCAACATCACCTGGCCAACACCACCGCCTTTGGACCAGCTAAAGAGCAATACTTTCGGCAGCGTGGAAACACCATCTCCGGTGACCAATGAACCGCCCTTCGACAATGGCATACACATTTCCAATCCTAACACGCATGG CTATAATGTTCAGATACAGAGTACACCCACGATGGCGTCTTCTACGGCCAGCCAAGGATCTCGTCCGGATACGGGTATATCCACGCAATCCCAGTCCCAAACGCAATCGATCTCGTCCGCCTCGAAGAGTGCCAAGAGTGCAGCTGCTCGATCGGGGGCAACTGACACCGTGCCCAGTCTCACCAAGGAGATCAACTCTGGTCTGCTGTCCATGAAGAAGGGCTTCTCCAGCTTCATGACTTCCATTGACTCGGCCATCAAGTCGGGCACGCCCAATGACGATGCCAGTGATACCTTCTCCATACAGAGCGACATTAGCTCCGATTCGGATAATTTTGCCAATGTTCTTGGCGATGACAAGACCATGGATTGCATGGATGTTATGTTCCGACTTAATCCCTTCACCACGGACAATATGAAGGCTTCTCCCGTGGAGGTGGCCAGTGAAGTGTATGAGGAGCAACCGAGTAGCTACAAAACAAACATGTCTTCCCCATCCGAGCCATCGGAAGGCAGCACCTGGCGGCGACGCGATCTGGTGTCCATGGCCACCTTCAG ATTGACCACCGTGGAGCTTATTCGTCAGCAGGAGGGCCCCAAATCTTCTGTTCGCTTGCAGGTGGCCGCCGTTTCCTGTGACGAATGTGGAGCCATTCCCTGGGATGAGTTGCAG ACGAAGTTCGGAGCACGCTGCAAGGCTTGGAATCTGGCGCCATATAATCCAGAGGCTCCACCGTGCATCCGGATGCGCTtggaggagactttgaatatGCCAAAGGAAATTGAGGGCATCATCGATCGCAAACGCATCCAGAG CTGGATCACTCACCACGCCGAGATTCGTGTGAAAGATATCAATATGGATCTGTCCATGAGCACCGTAATTGGACTGGGTGATCTGGCCGAGGATGAGGTCATTTCCCCGCCCATGCCACTGACC GTAAATCTGGAAAATGTGCGGATCAACTTGCTTGAGGACCGCCCACCCGTAAATATTACCTCACCGGGTCCCATCCCCATAAATCTGTGCATTGGTCGCATGCGTTTGGAGCGTGACCAGAGCGGATTGCTCAACATTCAGCCTATAG ATACCAACATGAGTGACGCACAGCATCAGGCGTTGGGCAGTGCCTTATTTGGAGCACCTCGTGAACGCGATCGGGAGCTGTTGTCCATGCAGCTGGTGATGCAGCAGATGAAGCTAGACAACGATCAACTGCGCCGCCAGCTTGTGGACTCCAAAGTGAACACGGATAATTATAG GCACAAGACCAAACAGGAGGCGGATGTGCTGCGATCGTATTTGAAAGCCGCCCAGGACGATATAAGCATATTGTTGGAGGAGAAGAAGGCTTTGCTGGACACCATCCGCTCCTTGCAG GTACAACTGACCTCATCGAATATGAGTCGAAAGAGTGATGGAAATAGGTAG